In one Rutidosis leptorrhynchoides isolate AG116_Rl617_1_P2 chromosome 8, CSIRO_AGI_Rlap_v1, whole genome shotgun sequence genomic region, the following are encoded:
- the LOC139863666 gene encoding uncharacterized protein — MGRNNFTLSGGVFNLGSLKTTNIALIDKWWWKFKSETNSLWVKVILSIYRTSAGLAIDDIPLNDSYKSIWKHIIITGTNIEGTGLPFRNFFVKEIGDGASTSFWKEPLVGNENLKSKFMRLSRIETILEASIQDRFSWDGIKCVGQWSWQRTPSGPGRMMSCNK; from the coding sequence atgggacgaAACAATTTTACCTTATCGGGAGGGGTTTTTAACTTGGGTTCTCTTAAAACTACAAATATAGCTTTGATCGACAAATGGTGGTGGAAGTTTAAATCCGAAACCAACTCTTTGTGGGTCAAAGTCATCTTAAGCATTTATAGGACTTCGGCTGGGCTTGCGATTGATGACATCCCTCTAAATGACTCTTATAAGTCGATTTGGAAGCACATTATTATAACCGGGACTAACATTGAAGGCACCGGTCTTCCTTTCAGAAATTTTTTTGTAAAGGAAATAGGTGACGGTGCTTCTACATCATTTTGGAAGGAGCCTTTGGTTGGTAACGAGAACCTAAAGAGCAAATTCATGAGATTGTCAAGAATCGAAACAATTTTAGAAGCTTCTATTCAAGATAGATTTTCTTGGGATGGTATAAAGTGTGTAGGGCAATGGTCGTGGCAAAGAACACCTAGTGGTCCCGGGCGAATGATGAGTTGCAACAAGTGA